A stretch of the Actinomyces faecalis genome encodes the following:
- a CDS encoding bifunctional ADP-dependent NAD(P)H-hydrate dehydratase/NAD(P)H-hydrate epimerase, whose amino-acid sequence MRETCPTLHPTTAYPASAIAEAEAPLTAGTDRYMSAAAHYLLAASRRELAVRADDVARHQVAGIVGAGVVLLVGGGHNGGDALLAGAGLQRAGARVTALLATEHPHAAALAQAHADGVTVLARQQAVSWLHDETAPSGPLSFRLVLDGLTGIGATGVLRAEAAALIEPLLARGGRGERPFRVLAVDVPSGTGVDDGTVSGPVLAADRTVTFTCLRGTHLLPPAAQYVGELEVADLGLPVPACAPLAQRPDDATLARMVTVPGDADHKYTRGVVGLWAGSQTYPGAAVLTASAAARTGAGMVRLLAPRRVEDLVLASRPEVVPADGRCQALVIGPGTDPGDEERMAQLAAALERALDQDLPAVVDAGALTLVPSLLAAVQTAPGGLGERRVLTPHAGEAAALISELGVRRTRHEVEAAPAAAVRHLATLTGATVVLKGTPTLVARPAGAEPGGAGNETGPLLSLDAGPGWLATAGSGDVLAGVLGTVLAARGAQEEQGGERLDPAACAALAVRLHARAGWAASLTRQGPETDGERESAHGGPVTALDVAEALPGVLARMVAHSPAL is encoded by the coding sequence GTGCGTGAGACCTGCCCGACCCTCCACCCGACCACCGCCTACCCGGCGTCTGCCATTGCCGAGGCCGAGGCGCCGCTGACGGCGGGCACCGACCGCTACATGAGCGCCGCAGCTCACTACCTGCTGGCCGCCTCCAGGCGGGAGCTGGCAGTCCGGGCTGACGACGTCGCCCGCCACCAGGTGGCCGGGATCGTCGGTGCAGGGGTCGTGCTCCTGGTAGGCGGAGGGCACAACGGTGGCGACGCGCTCCTGGCAGGTGCGGGGCTCCAACGCGCCGGTGCGCGCGTGACCGCCTTGCTGGCCACCGAGCACCCGCACGCCGCAGCCCTGGCCCAGGCGCACGCCGACGGCGTTACGGTCCTTGCCAGACAGCAGGCGGTCTCCTGGCTGCACGACGAGACCGCGCCCTCCGGTCCGCTCTCCTTCCGGCTCGTCCTGGACGGGCTGACGGGCATCGGCGCCACTGGGGTCCTGCGCGCCGAGGCGGCCGCTCTCATCGAGCCTCTTCTCGCTCGGGGCGGGCGCGGCGAGCGTCCTTTCCGGGTCCTCGCGGTGGACGTGCCCTCGGGGACCGGCGTCGACGACGGCACCGTATCCGGGCCGGTGCTGGCCGCCGACCGGACGGTGACCTTCACCTGCCTGCGTGGTACCCACCTCCTGCCGCCGGCCGCTCAGTACGTCGGAGAGCTTGAGGTGGCTGACCTCGGGCTGCCGGTGCCAGCCTGCGCCCCTCTGGCACAGCGTCCCGACGACGCCACGCTCGCCAGGATGGTGACGGTACCCGGCGACGCCGACCACAAGTACACCCGCGGCGTCGTGGGCCTGTGGGCCGGAAGCCAGACCTACCCCGGCGCCGCCGTCCTGACCGCGAGCGCGGCTGCGCGCACGGGCGCCGGCATGGTCCGGCTGCTCGCCCCACGTCGCGTGGAGGACCTCGTGCTCGCGTCCCGCCCCGAGGTCGTCCCGGCTGACGGCCGCTGCCAGGCCCTGGTCATCGGACCGGGGACCGACCCGGGGGACGAGGAGCGGATGGCCCAGCTGGCCGCGGCGCTGGAGCGTGCCCTCGACCAGGACCTGCCTGCTGTCGTGGACGCGGGCGCCCTGACGCTGGTGCCGTCCTTGCTCGCAGCCGTGCAGACCGCGCCTGGCGGGCTGGGTGAGCGCAGGGTACTGACTCCCCACGCGGGCGAGGCCGCAGCGCTGATCAGTGAGCTCGGCGTGCGGCGCACCCGCCATGAGGTCGAGGCGGCTCCGGCTGCCGCAGTCCGGCACCTGGCGACGCTGACCGGCGCCACGGTCGTGCTCAAGGGGACCCCGACGCTCGTGGCGCGTCCAGCAGGGGCGGAGCCGGGAGGGGCCGGGAACGAGACCGGGCCACTGCTGTCCCTGGACGCTGGTCCCGGCTGGCTGGCCACGGCCGGCAGCGGCGACGTCCTGGCGGGGGTCCTGGGGACCGTGCTCGCCGCTCGGGGAGCGCAGGAGGAGCAGGGCGGCGAGAGGCTGGATCCCGCAGCCTGTGCCGCGCTCGCGGTCCGTCTTCACGCACGCGCCGGTTGGGCGGCGAGCCTGACCCGACAGGGGCCGGAGACTGACGGCGAGCGCGAGAGCGCGCACGGCGGGCCGGTCACGGCCCTGGACGTCGCGGAGGCGCTACCTGGTGTCCTGGCGCGAATGGTCGCTCACAGCCCGGCCCTCTGA
- the rpsI gene encoding 30S ribosomal protein S9, whose amino-acid sequence MAETTVDIDALDEENAPSSYTTETEGSVEGRGQSITAPGAGLGRRKEAVARVRLVPGTGQWTLNGRTLEDYFPNKLHQQLVRAPFTILDLEGRFDVIARIDGGGISGQAGALRLGIARALNEIDREANRATLKKAGFLTRDARIVERKKAGLHKARRAPQYSKR is encoded by the coding sequence GTGGCTGAGACCACTGTCGACATCGACGCGCTGGACGAGGAGAACGCCCCCTCCAGCTACACCACCGAGACCGAGGGCTCCGTCGAGGGCCGCGGCCAGTCCATCACCGCCCCCGGTGCTGGCCTGGGTCGCCGCAAGGAGGCCGTCGCTCGCGTGCGCCTCGTTCCTGGCACCGGCCAGTGGACGCTGAACGGCCGCACCCTGGAGGACTACTTCCCCAACAAGCTGCACCAGCAGCTCGTGCGTGCCCCCTTCACCATCCTCGACCTCGAGGGCCGCTTCGACGTCATCGCCCGTATCGATGGCGGTGGCATCTCCGGCCAGGCCGGCGCCCTGCGTCTGGGTATCGCCCGGGCCCTGAACGAGATTGACCGCGAGGCCAACCGCGCCACCCTGAAGAAGGCCGGCTTCCTTACTCGCGACGCTCGTATCGTTGAGCGCAAGAAGGCCGGTCTGCACAAGGCCCGCCGCGCCCCGCAGTACTCCAAGCGCTGA
- the glmS gene encoding glutamine--fructose-6-phosphate transaminase (isomerizing), protein MCGIVGHTGPLTASDRSLTVLLDGLGRLEYRGYDSAGVALVGPQGLSLVKAAGKLDNLRAALADTPPHPAFAGIGHTRWATHGGPTTDNAHPHRAGNIALVHNGIIENFRSLRAEVEAAGRTLASCTDTEVAAHVLDMDLDGRLAQAERAGQDLGPDTVAALLVEAMQAVTKRLEGAFTLLAVTPLAPGVIVAARRSSPLVIGLGEGENFLGSDVAAFVAFTKKAAEVADDQVVLVEAGSVTVWDAQGRRVTPRTWEVSWDASAAVKGGYETFMDKEIHEQPTAVADTLRGRVDERGEIVLDEMRIDPSVLRSVDKIIVIACGTASYAGHVAKYAIEHWCRIPVEIELAHEFRYRDPIVSEKTLTVAISQSGETMDTIQAVRHAREQGSKVLAIVNTYGSTIAREADAVLYTHAGPEVAVASTKAFLAQITACYLLGLYLAQLRGNKWPDEVADYLDNLAQIPAKIEQLLDTQEDKVKALGAELAGSSSFLFLGRHVGYPVALEGALKLKELAYVHAEGFAAGELKHGPIALVEEGLPIFIIVPTPRRPVLHDKVISNIQEVRARGARTIIIAEEGDAAVDAFADDVIRVPRTPTLMWPLLTVVPLQVFAAALAGAKGLDVDQPRNLAKSVTVE, encoded by the coding sequence ATGTGCGGAATCGTCGGCCACACCGGTCCACTGACAGCCTCTGACCGCTCGCTCACCGTCCTGCTGGACGGCCTGGGACGCCTGGAGTACCGCGGATACGACTCTGCGGGGGTCGCGCTGGTTGGCCCGCAGGGGCTCAGCCTCGTCAAGGCGGCAGGCAAGCTGGACAACCTGCGTGCGGCGCTTGCCGACACCCCGCCCCACCCGGCCTTCGCCGGTATTGGACACACCCGGTGGGCCACCCACGGCGGTCCGACGACCGACAACGCCCACCCCCACCGCGCCGGCAATATCGCGCTGGTCCACAACGGCATCATCGAGAACTTCCGTTCCCTGCGCGCCGAGGTCGAGGCTGCTGGCCGCACCCTGGCATCCTGCACGGACACTGAGGTAGCCGCCCACGTCCTGGACATGGACCTTGACGGCCGCCTGGCCCAGGCTGAGCGCGCTGGTCAGGACCTGGGACCTGACACCGTCGCCGCCCTGCTCGTGGAGGCGATGCAGGCGGTCACCAAGCGTCTGGAGGGCGCCTTCACCCTGCTCGCCGTCACGCCGCTGGCTCCCGGCGTCATCGTGGCAGCGCGTCGTTCCAGCCCCCTGGTCATCGGCCTAGGGGAGGGGGAGAACTTCCTGGGCTCAGACGTGGCCGCCTTCGTCGCCTTCACCAAGAAGGCCGCTGAGGTTGCCGATGACCAGGTGGTGCTCGTGGAGGCCGGGTCTGTCACCGTCTGGGACGCGCAGGGCCGCCGGGTTACCCCGCGCACCTGGGAGGTGTCCTGGGACGCCTCGGCGGCGGTCAAGGGCGGTTACGAGACCTTCATGGACAAGGAGATCCACGAGCAGCCCACCGCCGTGGCGGACACCCTGCGCGGGCGCGTGGACGAGCGCGGCGAGATCGTCCTGGACGAGATGCGGATCGACCCCTCCGTGCTGCGCAGCGTGGACAAGATCATCGTCATCGCCTGCGGCACCGCCTCCTACGCCGGGCACGTGGCCAAGTACGCCATCGAGCACTGGTGCCGGATCCCGGTGGAGATCGAGCTGGCGCACGAGTTCCGCTACCGTGACCCGATCGTGAGCGAGAAGACGCTGACGGTGGCCATCTCCCAGTCCGGGGAGACGATGGACACCATCCAGGCGGTGCGTCACGCCCGCGAGCAGGGATCCAAGGTCCTGGCCATCGTCAACACCTACGGCTCGACCATCGCTCGAGAGGCTGACGCCGTGCTCTACACCCATGCCGGCCCCGAGGTCGCCGTGGCCTCGACCAAGGCCTTCCTCGCCCAGATCACGGCCTGCTACCTGCTGGGCCTCTACCTCGCCCAGCTGCGGGGCAACAAGTGGCCGGACGAGGTGGCCGACTACCTGGACAACCTCGCCCAGATCCCTGCCAAGATCGAGCAGCTGCTCGACACCCAGGAGGACAAGGTCAAGGCCCTGGGGGCTGAGCTGGCTGGTAGTAGCTCCTTCCTGTTCCTGGGCCGTCACGTGGGCTACCCGGTGGCCCTGGAGGGAGCGCTCAAGCTCAAGGAGCTGGCTTACGTGCACGCCGAGGGCTTCGCCGCAGGTGAGCTCAAGCACGGGCCGATCGCCCTGGTGGAGGAGGGTCTGCCGATCTTCATCATCGTCCCCACTCCGCGCCGACCCGTGCTGCACGACAAGGTCATCTCCAACATCCAGGAGGTGCGTGCCCGCGGTGCGCGCACGATCATCATCGCGGAGGAGGGCGACGCCGCGGTGGACGCCTTCGCCGATGACGTCATCCGGGTCCCGCGTACGCCCACCCTCATGTGGCCGCTGCTCACGGTGGTCCCGCTCCAGGTCTTCGCGGCTGCGCTGGCTGGGGCCAAGGGGCTGGACGTCGACCAGCCGCGCAACCTCGCCAAGTCCGTCACGGTCGAGTAG
- the coaA gene encoding type I pantothenate kinase: MSAPSPFIELSRDQWRALASSAPLPLTQADVENLRGLGDPIDLPEVDVVYRPLTALLETYIASTRARGQATADFLGVDERPTPFIIAVAGSVAVGKSTTARLIAHLLRRFPDTPRVGLVTTDGFLLPNAALEERGLTARKGFPESYDRHALLDFVAAVKSGAPRVEAPVYSHTVYDIVPERRIAVERPDVLVLEGLNVLQPAPRGHQPLGGSTLAVSDFIDFSIYVDADPEHIRSWYLDRFLTLKRTAFRDPRSYFRRYASLPDDVALTVAGGIWESVNLANLKENIEPTRERATLVLHKDADHHMSRVRLRKA; the protein is encoded by the coding sequence GTGAGCGCACCGTCTCCCTTCATCGAGCTCTCCCGTGACCAGTGGCGAGCCCTGGCCTCCTCAGCCCCGCTGCCCCTGACCCAGGCGGACGTGGAGAATCTGCGCGGCCTGGGCGACCCGATCGACCTGCCCGAGGTCGACGTCGTCTACCGTCCCCTCACCGCGCTGCTGGAGACCTACATCGCCTCCACCCGGGCACGCGGCCAGGCGACGGCTGACTTCCTCGGGGTGGACGAGCGCCCGACCCCCTTCATCATCGCCGTCGCCGGGTCGGTGGCGGTGGGCAAGTCGACCACCGCCCGTCTCATCGCCCACCTCCTGCGCCGCTTCCCGGACACGCCCCGGGTGGGCCTGGTGACCACGGACGGCTTCCTCCTTCCCAACGCCGCCCTGGAGGAACGGGGACTGACCGCCCGTAAAGGCTTCCCCGAGTCCTACGACCGTCACGCGCTGCTCGACTTCGTGGCTGCGGTCAAGTCCGGGGCTCCCCGGGTGGAGGCGCCGGTCTACTCCCACACGGTCTATGACATCGTGCCCGAGCGACGTATCGCGGTCGAGCGCCCGGACGTGCTCGTGCTGGAGGGACTCAACGTCCTTCAGCCCGCCCCACGCGGGCACCAGCCTCTGGGCGGCTCCACCCTGGCGGTCTCCGACTTCATCGACTTCTCGATCTACGTCGACGCTGACCCCGAGCACATCCGCAGCTGGTACCTGGACCGCTTCCTCACCCTCAAGCGCACGGCCTTCCGCGACCCGCGCTCCTACTTCCGCCGCTACGCCTCCCTGCCCGACGACGTGGCCCTGACGGTCGCCGGGGGGATCTGGGAGAGCGTCAACCTGGCCAACCTCAAGGAGAACATCGAGCCCACGCGCGAGCGCGCGACGCTGGTGCTGCACAAGGACGCCGACCACCACATGAGCCGGGTGCGTCTGCGCAAGGCCTGA
- a CDS encoding purine-nucleoside phosphorylase: protein MSSVHETTDPFELARQAADVIAGRSGVASHDLALVLGSGWGGAADLIGETVSEIPASEVPGFHAPAVAGHVPVMRSVRVTGTNRHALVLGSRTHFYEGRGVRAVAHGMRTAAAVGATQVVLTNGCGGLNPEWKPGQVVLIRDHINLTAASPLEGATFVDLTDLYSQRLRDLAHDVDPSLPEGVYVQFRGPHYETPAEVRMAGILGGDLVGMSTTLEAIAAREAGMEVLGLSLMTNLAAGISPTPLSHAEVIEAGQQAAPRIARLLADVVMRMG, encoded by the coding sequence ATGAGCAGTGTGCACGAGACCACCGATCCCTTCGAGCTTGCGCGCCAGGCCGCTGACGTCATCGCCGGTCGCTCCGGGGTCGCCTCCCACGACCTCGCCCTGGTGCTGGGCTCCGGGTGGGGCGGCGCGGCCGACCTCATCGGCGAGACGGTCAGCGAGATCCCTGCCTCCGAGGTCCCCGGCTTCCACGCCCCGGCGGTAGCCGGCCATGTTCCGGTCATGCGGTCGGTCCGCGTGACCGGGACGAACCGCCACGCGCTGGTCCTGGGCAGCCGCACCCACTTCTACGAAGGACGTGGCGTGCGCGCCGTCGCCCACGGCATGCGCACTGCGGCCGCCGTAGGCGCCACGCAGGTCGTCCTCACCAACGGCTGCGGCGGACTGAACCCGGAGTGGAAGCCAGGACAGGTCGTCCTCATCCGTGACCACATCAACCTCACGGCCGCCTCCCCGCTTGAGGGCGCGACCTTCGTCGACCTCACTGACCTGTACTCCCAGCGCCTGCGTGACCTCGCCCACGATGTCGACCCGAGCCTGCCCGAGGGCGTCTACGTCCAGTTCCGGGGCCCCCACTACGAGACGCCGGCCGAGGTCAGGATGGCTGGGATCCTGGGAGGCGACCTTGTCGGTATGTCCACGACGCTCGAGGCCATCGCCGCCCGTGAGGCCGGGATGGAGGTGCTGGGCCTGTCCCTCATGACCAACCTGGCCGCCGGCATCTCCCCCACGCCGCTGTCTCACGCCGAGGTCATCGAGGCCGGGCAGCAGGCGGCGCCACGCATCGCCCGGCTGCTGGCTGACGTCGTCATGCGTATGGGCTGA
- the glmM gene encoding phosphoglucosamine mutase, translating to MARLFGTDGVRGLANDLLTPALAVQLGEAAAQVLTRQTPASKRSRSGRPRAIVGRDTRASGEFLDHAISAGLASSGVDVTRVGILPTPAIAHLTASQDVDLGVVISASHNPFQDNGIKFFARGGYKLADAVEDEIESLLGTIDQLPTGAGVGRVIKGETVADQNYINHLVDSVATDLSGLRIVVDASNGAASTVGPAALRAAGAEVIVINASPDGLNINDACGSTHPEQLQAYVRSVGADMGVAYDGDADRCLAVDTEGTLVDGDQIMGLLAIGMKEDGTLGSDTLVVTVMSNLGLILAMKEHGIRTVQTGVGDRYVLEKMLQGGYTLGGEQSGHVIDSLHATTGDGVLTSLRVAARMKRTGKSLAELASVVTRLPQTLINVRGVDKVAAGTDKTVQDAVVAAEARLGETGRVLLRPSGTEPVVRVMVEAATQEEADEVAGRLAGVVKDTLSL from the coding sequence ATGGCACGACTCTTTGGCACCGACGGCGTGCGCGGCCTGGCCAACGACCTGCTCACCCCGGCCCTGGCCGTTCAGCTCGGTGAGGCAGCGGCCCAGGTCCTCACCCGGCAGACCCCAGCCTCCAAGCGCTCACGCAGCGGACGGCCACGTGCCATCGTGGGCCGCGACACTCGCGCCAGCGGCGAGTTCCTCGACCACGCCATCTCGGCCGGCCTGGCCTCCTCCGGCGTGGACGTCACCCGTGTGGGCATCCTGCCGACCCCAGCCATCGCCCACCTGACGGCGTCCCAGGACGTGGACCTGGGCGTGGTCATCTCTGCCTCCCACAACCCCTTCCAGGACAACGGGATCAAGTTCTTCGCCCGTGGTGGCTACAAGCTCGCCGACGCCGTCGAGGACGAGATCGAGTCCCTGCTCGGCACGATCGACCAGCTGCCCACAGGCGCTGGGGTCGGCCGGGTCATCAAGGGTGAGACCGTGGCGGACCAGAACTACATCAACCACCTCGTCGACTCGGTGGCCACTGACCTGTCCGGCCTGCGCATCGTCGTCGACGCATCCAACGGGGCCGCCTCGACCGTGGGCCCGGCCGCTCTGCGTGCCGCCGGCGCCGAGGTCATCGTCATCAACGCCTCCCCGGACGGCCTCAACATCAACGACGCCTGTGGCTCCACCCACCCCGAGCAGCTTCAGGCCTACGTGCGCAGTGTGGGCGCGGACATGGGCGTGGCCTACGACGGAGACGCCGACCGCTGCCTGGCCGTGGACACCGAGGGCACCCTCGTCGACGGCGACCAGATCATGGGCCTGCTGGCTATCGGCATGAAGGAGGACGGCACCCTGGGCTCTGACACCCTGGTGGTCACGGTGATGAGCAACCTCGGCCTCATCCTGGCTATGAAGGAGCACGGCATCCGCACTGTCCAGACCGGTGTGGGAGACCGCTACGTCCTGGAGAAGATGCTTCAGGGCGGCTACACCCTGGGCGGGGAGCAGTCCGGTCACGTCATCGACTCCCTGCACGCCACGACCGGCGACGGAGTCCTGACCTCCCTGCGTGTGGCCGCGCGGATGAAGCGCACGGGCAAGTCCCTGGCGGAGCTGGCCAGCGTGGTCACCCGCCTGCCCCAGACCCTCATCAACGTCCGCGGCGTGGACAAGGTGGCTGCCGGCACGGACAAGACCGTCCAGGACGCGGTCGTCGCAGCCGAGGCGCGCCTGGGCGAGACCGGCCGCGTGCTTCTGCGTCCCTCGGGCACCGAGCCGGTCGTACGCGTCATGGTCGAGGCTGCCACGCAGGAGGAGGCGGACGAGGTCGCCGGTCGGCTGGCTGGCGTCGTCAAGGACACGCTCTCGCTGTAG
- a CDS encoding holo-ACP synthase, protein MIVGVGTDLVDVARFEAGLRDTPALAERVLTDREREACATRPASLAVRFAAKEAVLKVLGSALAQRGRQAPSGWSYRDIEVVTAAGAPPRLALHGVVAQVADELAVSHWHLSLSHDGGAAVAVVLAEG, encoded by the coding sequence GTGATCGTAGGAGTCGGCACCGACCTGGTGGACGTGGCACGGTTTGAGGCCGGGTTACGCGATACCCCGGCACTGGCTGAGCGGGTCCTGACCGACCGCGAGCGCGAGGCCTGCGCCACCCGACCAGCCTCGCTGGCCGTCCGCTTCGCGGCCAAGGAGGCGGTGCTCAAGGTCCTCGGCTCCGCACTCGCCCAGCGTGGCCGCCAGGCCCCCAGCGGCTGGAGCTACCGGGACATCGAGGTCGTCACCGCTGCGGGCGCGCCTCCGCGCCTGGCGCTGCACGGCGTCGTCGCTCAGGTGGCCGACGAGCTCGCCGTCTCGCACTGGCACCTGAGCCTGTCCCACGACGGCGGGGCCGCCGTCGCCGTCGTCCTCGCCGAGGGCTGA